One window from the genome of Williamwhitmania sp. encodes:
- a CDS encoding Gfo/Idh/MocA family oxidoreductase, producing the protein MEDSKKLNFGLIGASGYIAPRHLRAIKDTGNNLIAALDRFDSVGIMDSFFPEADFFVEYERFDRHFDKLKRHGTRIDYVSICTPNYLHDSHIRFALRQGAEAICEKPLVLNPWNVDALQEIEQETGHKVNTILQLRLHPAIIALREEVAKAPADKIFDVDLTYITSRGHWYFVSWKGDAQKSGGIATNIGIHFFDMLSWVFGEVQENVVHLSEPDKSAGYLRLKKARVRWFLSVDYTDIPEAIRQKGQRTFRSITMEGKEIEFSEGFTDLHTESYRQIIAGKGFGLQDAKPSIQTAYTIRNFKPLGLTGDYHPFCKK; encoded by the coding sequence ATGGAAGATTCAAAAAAGTTAAATTTTGGTCTCATTGGGGCCTCCGGATACATTGCACCACGCCACTTGAGGGCAATTAAGGATACAGGAAATAACCTCATTGCAGCTCTCGATAGGTTCGACAGCGTGGGCATCATGGATAGCTTTTTTCCCGAAGCCGATTTCTTTGTGGAGTATGAGCGCTTCGACCGGCACTTTGATAAGCTAAAGCGGCATGGCACCCGCATTGACTATGTAAGCATTTGTACCCCGAACTACCTGCACGATTCCCATATTCGGTTTGCCCTGCGCCAGGGGGCTGAGGCCATATGCGAAAAACCGCTGGTGCTCAACCCGTGGAACGTGGATGCCCTGCAGGAGATAGAGCAGGAAACCGGCCATAAGGTGAACACCATTCTGCAGCTTCGGTTGCACCCAGCTATTATTGCGCTAAGAGAGGAGGTGGCTAAGGCTCCTGCCGATAAGATTTTCGACGTGGATCTCACCTACATTACAAGCCGTGGGCATTGGTATTTTGTTTCGTGGAAGGGCGATGCCCAGAAGTCGGGTGGCATTGCCACCAACATTGGCATTCACTTCTTTGATATGCTCTCCTGGGTTTTTGGCGAGGTGCAGGAGAACGTGGTTCACCTTTCGGAGCCGGATAAATCTGCCGGTTACCTTCGCCTGAAGAAGGCTCGGGTAAGATGGTTCTTAAGCGTAGATTATACGGATATCCCTGAAGCCATAAGGCAGAAAGGGCAGCGCACCTTCCGGTCGATTACGATGGAGGGGAAGGAGATTGAGTTTTCAGAAGGCTTTACCGACCTGCATACCGAAAGTTACCGTCAAATTATTGCTGGCAAGGGATTTGGCCTTCAGGACGCCAAGCCATCCATTCAAACGGCCTATACCATTCGTAATTTTAAGCCTCTTGGTTTAACCGGTGACTACCATCCATTCTGCAAGAAGTAA